A section of the Ictalurus punctatus breed USDA103 chromosome 8, Coco_2.0, whole genome shotgun sequence genome encodes:
- the itga6l gene encoding integrin alpha-6 — translation MELWRITLNINLWLLSSLNASAFNLDNTNVLRKNGASGSLFGYSLAMHHQLKPTDQQLLLIGAPHAKALPSQKANITGGLYRCKFTAQSDDCERIPIDTEDARPGQGLDHRENQWMGVHVKSQGPGGKVVVCAHRYQQWIHNNQLVLGRCFILKQNLIVEDTRSFCRNRANSKERFGYCQQGISAAFTKDKNYIVFSGPGAYDWKGTVRMEPVEDFLLDPYETGDQNTFNEWSIPLTLSSYLGFALDSGMNLLKKKEQVVVAGAPRSNHSGEVLILKPDDGVDERSLRVVHILRGPGLASSFGYSLVVIDLNADGWDDLVVGAPQYSTTDKEAGTGGAVYVYINRRDSQDWDRLQPDVLTGNKDSMFGLAVANIGDINHDGYNDFAVGAPYDSDGDGAVYIYLGKTGHFSQKDNQVLLGKTHKIKLFGYSLAGNTDIDGNGYPDLAVGSLSDSVLVYRAKPVISIEKSLTLVPSEMNFQERDCQKIHCVITAKSCFSYTTYPATYNPRLQIHYKLNADEQWVQDGHQSRLVYQDNQEGNIVLQAPGQKECVKNQLKLRANTENKLTEIPVSVSVSLPQNSPPQRLSQSSLPALQPALDDLQPRESTAKFMFLNPDCGSDDVCQSNLQLQYNFCTKDQHQDSCSPLARENGVAVISPGSGNTALEITITNHGGDDAHLAQLVANFPESLPLSSVILKQDSKVNIQCDVDGSKTRAECNLGNPFKRDGEGTFYLLLNTDRLTPSIRDVNVTLNLQTISMQNISEIVAEAQVFFELYLQVFGLAKPSQVYFQEMKNKSDEDIGEPVQYEFTISNMGRPLKSFASATLNIQWPKQNKEGKWLLYLLQITGPNNQSIPCSPASEISPIRHPQEVKSREKREAKGEAEASALSTGGLLSLFGRHYKYLTCGDELKCVELRCPLKAADRTAVTLYSRLWSSTFVEDYSSLNYLDIVLNASLSLDGSQKNIRLQESQTQVRLTVFPKKKPTFLSRVPWWVGLLSVVLALLLISLLIYFLSKLGCLDCAMCTEDNEYKN, via the exons ATGGAGCTGTGGAGAATAACACTGAACATAAACCTGTGGCTCCTCAGTAGTCTGAATGCATCTGCTTTCAACCTGGATAATACCAACGTACTGAGGAAAAACGGAGCGTCTGGGAGTCTGTTTGGATATTCCCTCGCAATGCATCACCAACTCAAACCTACTGATCAGCAACT CTTGCTGATTGGTGCGCCACATGCGAAAGCCTTACCCAGTCAGAAAGCCAACATAACTGGCGGTCTCTATCGCTGTAAGTTCACAGCACAGAGTGACGACTGTGAACGGATCCCCATAGACACTGAAG ATGCACGGCCAGGACAGGGATTAGACCACCGGGAAAACCAGTGGATGGGTGTGCATGTGAAAAGCCAGGGCCCAGGAGGAAAAGTGGTG GTTTGTGCTCATCGCTACCAGCAGTGGATCCATAACAATCAGCTGGTACTGGGCAGGTGCTTCATCTTGAAACAGAACCTAATCGTTGAAGACACGAGGTCGTTCTGCCGCAATCGGGCCAACTCTAAGGAGCGGTTCGGTTACTGTCAGCAGGGCATCTCTGCAGCTTTCACCAAAGACAAAAACTACATCGTGTTCTCGGGTCCAGGTGCCTACGACTGGAAAG GTACTGTCCGCATGGAGCCTGTTGAAGACTTTCTTCTGGATCCCTATGAAACCGGAGATCAGAATACGTTTAATGAATGGAGCATTCCTCTGACCCTCAGCAGCTATTTAG GCTTTGCTCTGGACTCAGGAATGAATCTGTTGAAGAAAAAAGAGCAGGTTGTAGTGGCGGGAGCACCACGATCCAATCACAGTGGTGAGGTTCTGATATTAAAGCCTGATGATGGGGTGGATGAGAGAAGTCTGCGGGTAGTTCACATTCTCAGAGGCCCGGGTCTGGCGTCTTCTTTCGGCTACTCACTGGTTGTAATAGACCTCAATGCAGACGG ATGGGATGATCTTGTGGTTGGTGCTCCTCAGTACAGCACGACAGACAAGGAGGCAGGAACAGGAGGTGCTGTTTACGTTTACATAAACCGTCGAGATAGCCAAGACTGGGACAGATTACAGCCAGATGTTCTTACTGGCAATAAAGACTCCATGTTTGGATTAGCGGTGGCAAACATTGGGGACATCAATCACGATGGATACAACG ATTTTGCAGTTGGAGCACCTTATGatagtgatggtgatggtgcAGTGTACATTTACCTCGGCAAAACTGGACACTTTTCACAAAAAGACAATCAA GTTTTACTGGGTAAAACCCATAAAATCAAGCTGTTTGGCTATTCCTTGGCTGGAAACACGGATATAGATGGGAATGGCTATCCAGACTTAGCCGTGGGCTCACTTTCTGACAGTGTACTTGTCTACAG GGCTAAACCAGTGATTAGCATTGAGAAATCACTGACATTAGTACCTAGTGAGATGAACTTCCAGGAAAGAGACTGCCAAAAAATACACTG CGTTATAACAGCTAAATCCTGCTTCTCCTACACGACCTATCCAGCGACGTATAACCCCAGACTAC AGATTCATTACAAGCTGAACGCTGATGAACAGTGGGTTCAGGACGGTCATCAGTCCCGCCTTGTTTACCAGGACAATCAGGAAGGAAACATTGTGCTCCAGGCACCGGGTCAAAAAGAATGTGTGAAAAACCAACTCAAGCTCCGG GCCAACACGGAGAACAAGCTTACAGAAATCCCCGTCAGCGTGTCAGTGTCTCTGCCGCAGAACAGTCCTCCTCAGAGACTGAGCCAAAGCTCTCTACCTGCTCTCCAGCCAGCTCTCGATGATCTCCAGCCTCGGGAAAGCACAGCTAAA TTCATGTTTTTGAACCCTGACTGTGGAAGTGATGATGTCTGTCAGAGTAATCTACAGCTGCAGTACAACTTCTGCACCAAAGACCAACATCAGGACTCGTGCTCACCACTAGCCAG GGAGAATGGAGTGGCAGTAATCTCCCCCGGTTCTGGGAACACGGCCCTGGAGATCACTATAACGAATCACGGAGGAGATGACGCTCACCTCGCTCAACTGGTTGCAAACTTTCCAGAATCTCTACCTTTATCATCGGTCATCCTTAAACAAGATAGT AAAGTGAACATACAGTGTGATGTAGATGGGAGTAAAACAAGAGCTGAATGTAATCTTGGAAATCCTTTCAAAAGAGATGGAGAG GGAACATTTTATCTCCTACTAAACACCGATCGTCTGACCCCGAGCATAAGGGATGTCAACGTGACGCTCAATCTCCAGAC GATCAGCAtgcaaaatatttcagaaatcgTTGCAGAGGCTCAAGTGTTCTTTGAGCTGTATCTTCAAGTGTTTGG ACTGGCCAAACCTTCTCAAGTGTACTTtcaagaaatgaaaaacaaatcagaTGAGGACATCGGAGAACCTGTGCAGTATGAGTTTACA ATCAGTAACATGGGTAGGCCTCTGAAGTCCTTCGCCTCTGCAACCCTCAACATCCAGTGGCCAAAGCAGAATAAAGAAGGCAAGTGGCTCCTGTATCTTCTGCAGATCACCGGACCGAACAACCAGAGCATCCCGTGTAGTCCAGCCTCAGAAATCAGCCCAATCAGACATCCTCAGGAG GTGAAGTCCAGAGAAAAACGAGAAGCGAAAGGTGAAGCGGAGGCGTCAGCTCTCAGCACTGGTGGACTCCTGTCCTTATTTGGAAGACATTACAAATATCTG ACATGTGGTGACGAATTGAAGTGTGTGGAGCTCAGATGCCCCCTAAAGGCAGCAGACAGAACTGCAGTTACCCTGTACTCTCGACTCTGGAGCAGCACTTTCGTTGag GACTACAGCTCCCTCAATTATCTGGACATTGTACTAAATGCTTCTCTCAGTCTTGATGGATCTCAGAAGAACATCAGGCTTCAGGAATCTCAAACACAG GTGAGACTAACAGTGTTCCCAAAGAAGAAGCCGACTTTTCTCAGTCGAGTCCCCTGGTGGGTGGGTCTGCTCAGCGTGGTGCTCGCACTGTTGCTAATAAGCCTCCTGATCTACTTCCTGTCCAAG CTGGGATGCCTTGATTGTGCGATGTGTACTGAAGACAATGAGTATAAAAATTAA